One genomic region from Bufo bufo chromosome 3, aBufBuf1.1, whole genome shotgun sequence encodes:
- the LOC120995577 gene encoding uncharacterized protein LOC120995577: MKHELTGRKFRILDMEITTVLLMIGITYVIGVQELEQSGDEDTFMFPDGEYEKAILIPSELITMDMPQRVNNHEVRSRKVRLIPEGKDVTKRYYQNPGGQFKYRVVFSFGRVNHSSNIGRLAITHGAQGILPESLQPFMMATIYVNDTGYWLGEESDLPNTGEQKGIQYGVFSDYLREGEYLFVCGIYWHDNMHPMFTPKNINLAYRRTSLGEAKDIDMSIQHGGNYLIGTMSKSYKSYREMVGHWTCGTREIEIGGMHIVDATPDNIKPCTNKDSENTQKALQLQEGQPFQVNLDSAQTMASGVQYAFITWRFNISLWLIKTHYPICTGHTMNQVRSLYQWLISKNTRARHHLRNGKSRGKRDMVDTILGGVGAGMGIINQADISVLKTKLAAIASNSKNGFEVQREINQIISNLQQGHIDTSIGVATDVIQHFKMFVENMQADGRNISWALACTQGQVELSTNIKLAIQTLYNGQWPYELISQATAALPELLTFTHSKWWASAWIGCINHNLETCYASSLIPYTSSPLEVVYKVTSIGILTGGSTLLHPRLDHPHVIRKDGVWKQVDISLCLHRNQDILCTPGQDRLVEDKCWNNSSVCVLDGEFITKDKTPVTYLGHQRICFFLLNITNVTLITSQCSITTAVDKGAWCTLGNVTEIQTPSWRYVFPTIANLSIDIEYHNPVNLQALNLGMGKELHDWLIRFDQDEYLLRKLRQEGANATIVIHHDQKELKHITHLLENNAKGYWWEVIFGHSSAANGILNFLIHPIVVLLIVAVVLSLLQIYMCCMTRYLYKRLQALSMEIEIQTKYKIASCELDVPKSLEEHLLKCDNCGRQGHSRGKCLIPERYNRL; the protein is encoded by the coding sequence ATGAAGCATGAATTAACAGGCCGAAAATTCCGGATTCTGGATATGGAGATTACAACAGTTTTGTTGATGATTGGCATCACCTATGTTATCGGAGTGCAGGAATTGGAACAATCAGGAGATGAGGACACATTTATGTTTCCAGATGGGGAATATGAAAAGGCAATATTGATACCATCAGAATTGATAACCATGGACATGCCACAAAGAGTTAATAATCACGAAGTTAGGAGTAGGAAAGTGCGACTCATTCCAGAGGGAAAGGATGTAACCAAGAGATATTATCAGAATCCTGGTGGGCAATTCAAGTATAGGGTGGTTTTCTCTTTTGGGAGGGTAAATCATAGTTCAAATATTGGGAGATTGGCAATAACGCATGGTGCACAGGGAATATTGCCAGAATCACTACAACCATTCATGATGGCAACAATATATGTCAATGATACTGGTTATTGGCTGGGAGAAGAGTCTGACTTGCCAAATACGGGTGAGCAGAAAGGTATTCAATATGGAGTATTTAGTGACTACTTAAGGGAAGGAGAATATTTGTTTGTATGTGGCATATATTGGCATGACAATATGCACCCGATGTTCACTCCAAAAAATATTAACCTGGCTTATAGAAGGACAAGCCTTGGGGAAGCCAAAGACATTGATATGTCAATTCAACATGGTGGAAATTATCTTATCGGTACTATGTCCAAATCATATAAATCTTATAGGGAGATGGTCGGTCACTGGACATGTGGTACACGTGAAATAGAGATTGGGGGTATGCATATTGTTGATGCCACTCCAGATAATATTAAGCCATGCACAAACAAAGATTCTGAGAATACTCAAAAGGCCTTACAACTACAAGAAGGACAACCCTTTCAAGTTAACCTAGACTCTGCCCAGACAATGGCTAGTGGTGTTCAATATGCGTTTATCACATGGCGGTTTAATATTTCTCTATGGTTAATTAAAACCCACTATCCAATATGTACAGGACATACAATGAATCAGGTGCGTTCCCTCTATCAATGGTTGATTTCCAAAAACACTAGGGCTCGTCATCATTTGAGGAATGGGAAGAGCAGAGGAAAAAGGGATATGGTCGACACAATATTGGGTGGCGTAGGAGCTGGAATGGGAATCATTAATCAGGCAGATATTAGCGTCTTAAAAACCAAACTTGCAGCCATAGCATCTAACAGTAAAAACGGGTTTGAGGTACAAAGGGAAATTAATCAAATAATCAGTAACCTACAGCAGGGGCATATAGACACTAGCATTGGGGTAGCAACAGACGTTATTCAACATTTCAAGATGTTCGTGGAAAATATGCAGGCTGATGGGAGGAACATATCCTGGGCTCTGGCCTGTACACAAGGGCAGGTGGAACTATCAACTAATATAAAATTGGCGATTCAAACCTTGTATAATGGGCAATGGCCATATGAATTAATATCTCAGGCCACTGCTGCATTACCAGAGCTCCTCACTTTCACACACTCCAAATGGTGGGCGAGTGCTTGGATTGGATGTATTAATCATAACTTGGAAACGTGTTATGCCTCTTCCCTGATTCCATACACAAGCTCCCCGTTAGAGGTAGTGTATAAGGTCACTTCAATTGGTATTCTTACTGGAGGATCCACACTACTACATCCAAGATTAGACCATCCTCATGTAATCAGGAAGGATGGGGTGTGGAAGCAGGTTGATATTTCCCTCTGCTTACATAGAAATCAGGATATATTGTGTACACCAGGCCAGGATAGGTTGGTGGAGGACAAGTGTTGGAACAACTCGTCGGTTTGTGTTCTGGATGGGGAGTTTATTACAAAAGATAAGACACCAGTCACATACCTAGGACATCAGAGAATCTGTTTCTTTCTATTAAACATCACCAATGTAACTCTGATCACAAGTCAATGTTCAATAACAACAGCTGTGGATAAGGGTGCATGGTGCACGCTTGGTAAtgtcacggaaatccagacaccAAGTTGGAGATATGTGTTTCCCACCATTGCAAACTTATCTATTGATATTGAATATCATAACCCTGTCAATCTTCAAGCATTAAATTTGGGAATGGGGAAAGAGCTGCATGATTGGCTGATCAGATTTGATCAAGATGAATATTTGCTTAGAAAGCTACGGCAAGAAGGAGCTAATGCTACAATCGTTATACACCATGACCAGAAAGAGCTAAAACATATTACTCATCTGTTAGAAAATAATGCTAAGGGTTATTGGTGGGAGGTTATATTTGGGCATTCAAGTGCAGCCAATGGAATCTTAAATTTCTTAATCCATCCGATTGTGGTATTGCTCATTGTTGCTGTAGTTTTATCCTTATTGCAAATTTACATGTGTTGTATGACACGGTATCTATATAAAAGGCTCCAGGCCCTATCCATGGAAATAGAAATACAAACTAAATATAAAATTGCATCATGCGAATTAGATGTACCAAAGAGCCTGGAGGAACATCTTTTAAAATGTGACAACTGTGGCAGACAAGGACATAGCAGGGGAAAGTGCCTGATCCCTGAACGATACAACAGATTGTAA
- the LOC120993826 gene encoding posterior protein-like: protein MEIVDKFVEKHASASFKICTNDALTHQFNDMIKQCDEQNANSKHRKSNKKTKKEKLANMLCMLMKMKEIAEQKELQWYSEKAQLRGELDRVEQGITVAIASAENDGCECEDLREEVDRLVQQNCDLEDEIEEYEERCRLRDLKIASLEEKEERNDDVVKVLKDRLHDVDNQLIHKQHCNMTLRSQESANNHCYRKWGEEQPICTADGPQSTPDHSSSLFTPVSDGSRQRRDSLHIHGSNRIQSTTLSIQDKTNLCQILGKFDTSASPINLSNRLEAVVTQYNLNNRDACALFRVWLPSQLCEKLQPPVGTHKGLSAELNSNWGNASDRLKELQRVMGGRDIRGTNALENAKLRRGDDPIIFCSEYLTLFRATYNCPDMPPDDSSFLYSMANKCTFIDYPTKVALRNANSYQAFLNILKDWIQETCNDNKPQKRISEIVKNEGKVRFMGKCYKCGNTGHTMRECRSNRKGNNDRAFFPRKQQQKQGLDNAADGVSQPHEATLYGPLLKEIRRIGKAIAELPEEFKAPPPTNPYVKP, encoded by the exons ATGGAAATTGTCGATAAATTTGTTGAAAAACATGCATCTGCTAGTTTTAAGATTTGTACAAACGATGCTTTAACACATCAGTTTAATGATATGATAAAGCAATGTGATGAGCAGAATGCGAATAGCAAACATAGAAAGTCaaataagaaaacaaagaaaGAGAAATTGGCTAATATGTTGTGCATGCTAATGAAAATGAAAGAGATTGCAGAGCAAAAGGAATTGCAGTGGTACTCTGAAAAGGCTCAGTTAAGGGGTGAGCTGGATAGAGTTGAACAGGGAATCACTGTGGCTATTGCTAGCGCTGAAAATGATGGTTGTGAGTGTGAAGATCTCAGAGAGGAAGTGGATAGGCTGGTTCAACAGAATTGTGATTTGGAGGATGAaatagaggagtatgaggaaagaTGTAGACTTAGAGATCTGAAAATTGCATCTTTAGAAGAGAAAGAAGAAAGGAATGATGATGTTGTAAAAGTACTTAAAGATCGATTGCATGATGTTGATAATCAACTGATTCATAAACAACATTGCAATATGACCTTGAGATCACAGGAAAGTGCTAATAATCATTGTT ATCGTAAATGGGGGGAGGAGCAGCCTATTTGCACTGCAGATGGGCCACaatcaaccccagatcatagttcCTCTCTATTTACTCCTGTGTCAGATGGAAGCAGACAAAGAAGAGATAGTTTGCATATTCATGGTAGCAATCGTATCCAATCCACAACACTATCTATACAGGATAAAACAAACCTATGCCAAATATTGGGGAAATTTGATACAAGTGCTTCACCCATTAATCTTTccaacaggctggaagctgtGGTTACGCAGTATAATCTGAACAATAGGGATGCATGTGCCTTATTTAGGGTATGGCTCCCTTCTCAGCTTTGTGAGAAGTTACAGCCTCCTGTGGGCACTCACAAAGGATTATCTGCAGAACTCAATTCCAACTGGGGAAATGCAAGTGATAGGCTGAAAGAGTTGCAGAGAGTAATGGGGGGAAGAGATATTAGAGGTACCAATGCCCTAGAGAATGCAAAATTAAGGAGAGGGGATGACCCAATCATTTTCTGTAGTGAGTATTTGACCCTATTTCGTGCTACATATAACTGTCCTGACATGCCTCCTGACGACAGCAGTTTTCTTTATTCAATGGCTAATAAATGCACATTTATTGACTACCCAACAAAGGTTGCCTTAAGGAACGCAAATTCCTATCAAGCCTTTCTAAATATTTTAAAGGACTGGATTCAGGAGACTTGTAATGACAACAAACCTCAGAAGAGAATATCAGAGATAGTTAAGAATGAAGGCAAAGTAAGATTTATGGGGAAGTGCTACAAATGTGGAAATACAGGTCATACTATGAGAGAATGCAGAAGTAATAGGAAAGGCAACAATGACAGAGCTTTTTTCCCAAGAAAACAGCAGCAAAAGCAAGGATTAGATAATGCAGCTGATGGAGTATCTCAGCCTCATGAAGCTACATTGTATGGTCCACTTTTGAAAGAAATCAGAAGGATAGGAAAAGCAATAGCGGAGTTGCCAGAGGAATTTAAGGCCCCACCACCAACAAATCCTTATGTAAAACCATAG